The sequence below is a genomic window from Methylocystis sp. IM3.
CGGCGCTTGTGCGGGCGCGGCTTGTGCCGGCGCATTCTGGGCGGGCGCGGCTTGCGCCGGCGCATTCTGGGCGGGCCGCGCCACGAGGGGCGTGACGTTCCGGCCGGCGCATTGCGCGCAGGCGAGCCGCATCATTGTCACCGTGCCAAGGCCGAGCCGCGAGCGGATGCGCAGCGCGCCGCCATGCAGATCGATGAGCGCGCGGGCGATGGCGAGGCCGAGCCCGGAGCCCTTCATGCCATTCTCCATGACGCCCGCGCTCTGCTCGAAGGGGCGGCCGAGTTTGGGCAAAGCGAGCGGATCGATGCCGCGCCCGGTGTCCTCGACGAAGAAGGCGATGGACTCGCCGTGATGGCGCACGCGCAGCCGCACGAAGCCGCCGGCGTCAGTGAATTTGATGCTGTTCGACAGGAAAACGCCAAGCGCCTTGACGATCGCCGCCTCATCGCCGACGCAACGCAGTTTTTCGTCCGCCTCGAGAATGATCGTGATCTTCTTCTCGGCGGCGCGCGGCCGCCAGGCCTCGATGGCGCGGCGGGCCGCGTCGGCGACGTCGACCTCGCGCTCGGCGAGGCGCACCAGCCCGGCCTCGAGCCGCGACATGTCGAGAATGTCGGAGAGGACTTCGTTGAGATAGGCGCCGCCCTGACGGACGTTGCTGCAATATTCGACGTATTTGGGCGAGCCGAGCGCGCCGAAGGGCTCGGCGAGCATCATCTCGGAAAATCCGATTATGGCGTTGAGCGGCGTGCGCAGCTCATGGCTCATATTGGCCAGGAATTCCGACTTCGCGAGATAGGCGGCCTCGGCTTCCGCCTTCTGATGATGATATTGCTCGGCGAGCGTCGCGAGCTGCTGGGCCTGCATTTCGAGCGTCTGGCGCGACCTCGTGAGGTCGGCGACGCTCGCCGTCAGGCGGCGCTCGGATTCGATGAGCTTCTCCTGATTGCGTTTGAGGGCGGTGATGTCCGCGCCCACCGACACATAGCCGCCGTCCTTGGTGCGCCGCTCGTTGATCTGGAGCCAGCGCCCGTCGGCGAGCCGCGCCTCATAGGTGCGCGCGTCCTGCGCGCGCCGCTCGGCGGGCGAGGTCTCAGTCTGCACGGCCGGCGCCTTCGCATGCATCATGATCCGCGCATAGCTTTCGCCGGCGATGGCGGCGTCGGGCGCGAGCCCGTGGAGATCGAGGAACTTGGAATTGCAGACGACGAGCCGATTCTGCGCGTCCCACAGGACGAAGGCTTCGGAAATGGCGTCGATGGCGTCGCGCAGGCGCATGTTGGCGGCGGCGGTCTGCTGCGCGAGGGCCTTTTGCTCCGAGACGTCGACGGCGATGCCGACAAGGTGGCGGCCGTCCGGGTCCTGCATGATCTCGGCGCGGGCGCGCAGCCAGATCCACCGACCATCGGCGTGGCGCGCCCGGAATTCGTGATCGACGATCTTGCCGCGCGACGACGACACCATTTCGGCGATGACGGACAGGTCGCCGTCATGGGGATGCACGAGGTCGTTGAGTTCGCCGAAGGAGAGGCAGCGCCGCTCGGCCGGGAGCCCGAGAAGTTCATACATCGAGTCGGACCAGTAGATGCGTCCGCGCGCAATGTCCCAATCCCAAAGGCCGCAGCGGCCGCGCGACAGCGCCGCGTCGAGCCGGCGGCGAATGACGGCGTTGACGGCCTCGGCCGCCTGCCGCCGGCGCGATTGCCGGACATAGGCGTAGACGATGGCAAGCAACATCAGCGATGCAAGGCTGAAAATCACCGAATAATGGGCGGCGACGGCGCGCCATTCGCCGAGCACATTGTCGAGCGGGTAGATCAACGCGACCTGCCCGTAGGGCGCGGGGAGTTTCTGCACCGTTGCGAGCGCAGGGGTTCCATCGGCGAGCCTGATGCGCATGACGCCCGCCTTGTCGGCGAATTCGGTCAGCACCTGCTCGGGGCCCAGCACATCGGTCAGCGTGACGCTCTTGCGGTCGAGCGGAGGAAAGGCGGCCGCGACCCGGCCACGGTCGTCGGTGACGAGAATGCGCCGCCCGCGCGCCGTGGCGCGGCCGGGCAAAATCCTGTCCAAAGGTTCACCGAGCGGCTTTCGCGGATCCGCCCCGATGTGGTCGCGCAGATCGTGCCAGACCGCGCGCGCGAACAGCTCAAAATCGGCCGTCGTCTCCTCGACGATCCGGTCCTGCATTGCGTTTGTCAGCGTGAAGGCGAAGGCCGCGAGCGAGATCAGGCAGACGGCGGAGACCGCGAAGGCGGCGCGTTTGAGCCAGAGCCCCTCTTTGGGCTCCTTCTCGCCCTGGCCGTCGAACCGAGAGGCGCCCCAAACCGTTTCCGCGTGACTCATCGCCCGAGCTGCGGGGACGCGCGCCATCCAATGTCTCCGAAATCTGGCGATGTTGCGAATGGGCTGGGACGCGCCCGAATCACCTCCATTCGAATCTCTCGAGCGGAAATTGTCCAGAGCTTAATTGCCGGTTAACGCCCCTCGAAAAAGTTGGGGCGCGGGCGTCAAGCCAGCGCCCGCGTTGCAATGTCCCGTGTATCTGCGGACAGGCCTTCCTGTGCGACGATCTGTCTGAGACGCGCCTCGACGAGCGCCTGCCGGCGCGGCTCCAGCGTGCGCCACGCGCGGAGCGAAGACAAAAGGCGCGCCGCGAGCTGGGGGTTTTTCGGGTCGAGTTCGAGGACCACGCGGGTCAAGAGGTCGTAGCCCGAGCCGTCCAGCGCGTGGAATCGGGTGAGATTGGCGTTGGCGAAGGCGCCGATCAGCGCACGCACGCGGTTGGGGTTCGTCATGGCGAAATCGGGATGCGACATGAGGCGGATGACCCGCTCCGTCGTCGCGGGCTCGGGGATCGTGGCCTGAAGCGCGAACCACTTGTCGAGGACGAGCGGATCGTCGGCGAACTGCCGGTAGAAAGCCTCGAACGCCGCCTCGCGCGCATCCCCGCCGAGGAGCGCGAGGGTGGAGAGCGCCGACAGGCGGTCGGTCATGTTGCCGGCCGCGGCAAACTGGCTCTGCGCAAAAGCTGCGCCCTTCTCGGGGGCGCCGGCGGCGATGAGGTCGAGCGCCACGGCCTTGAGCGCCCGCCTTCCAGCCCCGGCGGCGTCGGGCCTGTAGGGGCTGTCTTCAGAGAATCGCGCATAGGCGGCCTCGGCCTCGAGAAGAAGCGCGTGGCCGATCTCGGCGCGCAGCCCCATGCGTGCCGAAAACAGGGCGTCGGGGTCCACATGCGTCCCGGCTTCGCGGGCGAGGTCGATTTCGGACGGCAGCGACAGGGCCTGCGCCGCGAAGGCGGGGTCCGCGTCGGCGCCCGCGAGCAGGGCGCGCAGCGCGGCCACGAAGCCCTGAGCCTGTGGCGCGGCGAGCCCGGCGCGCGCCGCGGCGACGCGCTCGAAAATCGCGCGCAGCGCAAGGCTTTGCGCCGCCTGCCAGCGATTGAAGGAATCGTCGTCGAACGCAAGCAGCCGTTCGAGGTCGGCGCTCCCGGGCGCGGGCTCGAGTCGCACCGGGGCCGAAAAACCGCGCAGGAGCGAGGCCACGGGACGCGAGGGGACGTTCTCGAACACGATCCGGCGTTCGCTCCCGGCGAGTTCGAAGAGGCCGCGCGCCAGTTCGTCGGGCCGTGCGTCGCGGCTCGTCAGATCGAGCTTCTCCCCGTTCTCGCCGAAGAGGGCGAGGGCGATGGGAATGACCACGGGCTTCTTTTCGGGCTGGCCGGGCGTCGGATTCGTCGTTTGCCGCAGGACGAGCGCGAATGTCTTGGCGTCCGGCTCATAGGCGCTTTCGCTCGTCACGATCGGCGTGCCCGCCTGACTGTACCAGAGCGCGAAATGCGACAGGTCGCGGCCGGCGGCGTCGGCGAAGCAGGACAGGAAATCTTCGACGGTGGCCGCCGTTCCGTCGAACCGCTCGAAATAGAGGTCCATGCCCCGGCGGAAATCCTCTCCGCCGATCAGCGTGCGCAGCATGCGCACGATCTCGGCGCCCTTTTCGTAAACGGTCGGCGTGTAGAAGTTGTTGATCTCGTGATAAACGTCCGGGCGCACCGGATGGGCGAGCGGCCCGCCGTCTTCGGGGAATTGCGCCAGCCTGAGGCCCCTGACGTCGCTGATGCGCTCCACCGCGCGCGAGCGCATGTCTGCGGAAAACTCCTGGTCCCGAAAGACCGTCAGACCTTCCTTCAGACAGAGCTGGAACCAGTCGCGGCAGGTGATGCGATTGCCGGTCCAGTTGTGAAAATATTCATGCGCGATCACCGCCTCGACGCCCGCATAGTCGGCGTCGGTCGCCGTCTGCGGCGAGGCGAGCACATATTTGTCATTGAAGATATTGAGGCCCTTGTTCTCCATCGCCCCCATGTTGAAGTCGGAGACGGCGACGATGTTGAATACGTCGAGGTCGTATTCGCGGCCGAATTTCTCCTCGTCCCACCGCATGGAGCGTTTCAGCGCGTCCATGGCGTAGCCGGCGCGGTCCTCCTTGCCGTGCTCCACATAGATGGCGAGCGCGACGTTGCGTCCCGACATGGTCGTGAAACTGTCGCGCAATACGCCGAGATCGCCGCCGACGAGCGCGAAGAGATAGGAAGGTTTGGGAAAGGGATCGCGCCACACGGCGAAATGGCGCCCGGTTCCCGGAATGTCGCCCGCTTCGCCCGGATTGCCGTTGGCGAGGAGAACGGGCGCTTCGCCCTTCTCGGCCTCGATGCGCGTCGTATAGACGCTCAGAACGTCGGGCCGGTCGAGGAAATAGGTGATGCGGCGGAAGCCCTCCGCCTCGCATTGCGTGCAATAGGCGGAGCCCGAGCGATAAAGGCCCGAAAGTTGCGTATTGGCGGCGGGATTGATCCGCGTTTCGATCTCGAGCGTAAAGGGTGCGTCGGGAACCGAGGAGAGCGTCAGCGCGTCCGGGGTGGCGGTATAGTCCTGCGGGCCGAGGAGGCGTCCGTCGAGTTTCACGCCGACAAGCGACAATTCGTCGCCGTCGAGTCTCAGCGGCGCGCCGGGGGCGCCCTTGGGATTGCGCCGAAGCGAGAGCTGCGAGACCACCTTTGTCGCCGTCCGGTCGAGCGAAACGTCGAGCGTGATGGCGTCGATGAGAAAATCGGGGGCGCGGTAATCGGCCAGGCGGACGGCCACATTTTCGGGGTGACGCATGAAATCCTCGGGCGAGCGAATCGTCGTTGCCGCAAAATATAGTGAGCCGCGAGCGATTTGCGACCGGCCGCGCTCCCGCCGCCCTCGGGGAGACTATTTTCCGTTGGAAAGACGCGTTAATCTTCTGTTAGGACTTGAGCTCGCCTGCGAAGGCGGCCAAAGTCAAGGAGTGGACGCCGACCAGCGTCATTGCGGCTCATGTGGGCGCTGTCAGCCTGGATCGCCGCCACTCGCGCCCCCCGGAGTGTCGCCTCCTCACATGCCGTGGAATCTTCTCTTCAGCCTTCTCCTCGCCTTGACTGTCGCCGCGCCGGCCTTCGGCGCCGCGCCGAACGGGCAGGCCGGCGTGGCGGCGCCGAGCGAGCCCTCCGCCCCGCTGGAGATGGTCGCCCCGCTGACCGAGGCGCAGATTCATGCCGCGGGAATCGAGACCCAGCCCGTCGAGCCCGAATCAGGCGTCGGCGAGATCGTGGTGCCGGGCGTCGTCACCGTGCCGCCACAGCAGTTGCGCATCGTGGCCGCCCCGGCGGCCGGACTCGTCGAGACGCTGCTCGTCGCGCCGGATGAAGACGTGAAGGAGGGCGATCCGATCGCGACGCTGAAATCCTCGGAGCTCGTCGAATTCCAGCGCGCCTATCTCCACGCCTTGTCCGACGCCAATCTGATGGCGGAAAAGCTTCGGCGCGACGAGCAACTCTTCAAGGAGAAGATCATCGCCGAGCGCCGGCTGATCGTAACCCGAGCCGAGGCGACGCAGGCCCGCTCCACGCTGGACGAGCGCGCCCAGATCCTGGCGCTCGCCGGCATGACCGAAAGCGAGATCGCCGAACTGAAAAAGGACCGCAAGCTCGCAAGCTCGCTGCTCGTCCGCGCGCCGATCGGCGGCACGATCCTCCAGCGGCACGGCACGACGGGCGAGCGCGTGCAGGCCTCGGCTCCGCTTGTGACCATCGCCCGGCTCGATCCCATCTGGGTCAATCTGCAGGTGCCGCTCAGCCGCGCGGTCGCGCTCGAGAGCGTCGAAAAGGTCCATCTGCCCTCCGCAGGGCTCGAGGGCCGGCTGATCCGCATCGGCCATACGGTCGACTCGGCGACGCAGTCGGTGACGGCGGTGGCGGAATTCCGGCCGGGACGCAGTCCGCTGCGGCCGGGGCAGGCGGTCACGGCGATCCTCCGGGTCAAGGGCGGCGGCGCCTCGCAGTGGCGCGTGCCGGCGGATGCGGTGATCAGCCATCGCAACCACAACTGGGTCTTCGTGCGCGTAACCGAGGGCTTCCGCGCCATTCCGGTGACGCTCGTCTCAGAGACGCCGCAATTCGCCTCCGTGCAGGGCGCGCTCAAGGTGGGGGAGCGGGTGGCGACGCGCGGGCTGCTGACGCTTCTCGCCGAACTGGCCGAGATCGAGAGCAAGTGATCGCCCGTCATGCTTGAGCGCCTGATCCATTTCTCGCTTCGCCAGCGGCTTCTCACCTTCCTCTGCGCGCTGTTCGTCGCCGGCTGGGGCGCGGTGAGCTATCTCAAGCTCCCGATCGACGCCTTTCCGGACGTCGCGCCGGTGCAGGTGCTCGTCGCCATGCGGGCGCCGGGTCTCACGCCCGAGGAGCTGGAGGCGCGCGTGACCGCGCCCATCGAGATCGCCGCCAAGGGCATTCCCTCGCTCGTGCGCATGCGTTCGACGACGCGATACTCGGTCACGCTGATCACCTTCGAATTCGCGGAAGGAACCGACATCTACTGGGCGCGCGCGCAGGTCAATGAGCGCCTCTCCCAGGTTCAGGATCAATTGCCGGACGGCGTCACCGGCGGCCTTGCGCCGATCGTCACGCCGCTCGGCGAGATGCTGATGTTCACGCTCGTCGGCGGCGATCTGACGCCGACCGAGCAGCGCGGCCTGCTCGACTGGACGATCCGCCCGGCGATCCGCGGCCTTCCCGGCGTCGCCGATCTCAACGTGCTCGGCGGCTTCGTGCGCACCTTCGAGGTGGCGCCGTCGCCCGCCGCCATGGCGGCGCGGGGCGTCACCGTGGCCATGCTCGAAACCGCGCTCTCCAAGAACAACCGCAACGACGGCGCCGGCCGCGTCCGCGACGGCGAGGAGGCGCTGCTGGTGCGCGCCGAGGGTCGGCTGCGGTCGCTCGAAGACATTCGCTCGGTCGTGATCGAGTCGCGAAAGACCGGCGTCGTGCGCGTCGGCGACGTGGCGGAAGTGCGCTTCGGCGCGTTGCCGCGCAACGGCGTCGTGACCCGCAATGGGGAGGGCGAGGCTGTCTGGGGGCTGGTGCTGGGCCTGCGCGGCGCGGATGCGCGAACGGTCGTAGACGGCGTCAAGGCGCGCTTCGCCGAGATCGAGCCGCTGCTGCCCAAGGGCGCGAAAATCGAAATTTTCTACGACCGCAGCGAGCTGATCGGCAAGGCGGTCTGGACCGTGCAGAAAGTGCTGATCGAGGCCATCGTCCTCGTCGTGATCCTGCTCGCGCTCTTTCTCGGCAATCTGCGCGCCGCGCTCGTCGTCTCCGTCATCCTGCCGCTCGCGGCGCTCGCGACATTCGGCATCATGCGGCTCTGGGGCCTTTCGGCCAATATCATGTCGCTCGGCGGCCTCGCCATCGCGATCGGCCTCCTCGTCGATTGCGCGGTGGTCGTCGTGGAGAATGTCGAGCACCGGCTCGCCCACGCCCATGACGCGACGCTCGCCGACCGCATCTTCATGACGCTGGAGGCGACGAGCGAAGTCGCGACGCCGCTCGCCTCGGGCGTCGTCATCATCGTCACGGTGTTCCTGCCGCTCCTCTCTCTCGAGGGTCTCGAAGGCCGGCTCTTTGCGCCGGTGGCGCTCACCATCGCCTTCGCGCTCGGCTCGGCGCTTGTTCTGTCGCTGACCGTGGTGCCGGCGTTGAGCGCGTCGCTCCTGCGCCCCGGCGCGGCGGACGAGCCCTGGCTCGTGCGCAAGATCGCGGCGATTTACGAGCCTTTGCTCGAGATCGCCCTGGCGCGGCCGCTGGCGGTGGGCGGCGTCGCGATCCTCGGCCTCGTCGTCGCGGGCCTGGCCTTCTCGCGCATCGGCCAGACCTTCATGCCGGTGATGGACGAGGGGACGCCGGTCATCACCGTGCGCAAGCATCCCACGATCAGCGTCGCCGTGGCGGCGGAGACCGACAAGCTGATCCAGCGCCAGATCATGGAGAAAATGCCGGAAGTGAAAGGCATGATGGCCCGCGCCGGCGCCGACGAATTGGGCATTGATCCCGTCGGGCTCAACGAGACGGATAATTTCCTCACGCTCGCTCCGCAGAAAGAGTGGCGCGGGCACGGCATGGACTGGCTCGTGGGCGAAATCCGCCAGGTCCTCGACGCCATTCCCGGCATTTCATACGCGTTTTCGCAGCCGATCGACATGCGCGTGCAGGAGATGATCATCGGCGCGCGCGGCGACGTGGTCGTGAAGATCTTTGGCGACGACATCAACGAACTCAACCGCCTGACCCGCGAGGTGACGGCGGAGCTCAAGAAAATCCCCGGCGCGCGCGATGTGTTCGGACTCCAGAACGACGGCATGCGCTATCTCACCGCGCGCGTCGACCGGCTGGCGGCCGGGCGCTTCGGCCTCAACGCCGGCGAGATTCAGGACGCCCTGCGCGTCTGGGTCGACGGTCAGCAGGTCGGCATCGTGCTCGAAGGCCCGATCCGCACGCCGCTCGTCATTCGCGGCTCCGAAACCTCGCGGCGGTCGTCGGTCGATTTCGCGCGCCTGCCCATGGTCTCCAACGACGGCAAGGTCGTGGAGCTCTCCCAGCTTGCCGAGGTGCAGGCGGAGAACGGCCCCATCCAGGTCATCCGCGAGGATGGCCGTCGCTTCGCGACCGTCCTCGCCAATGTCGAGGGGCGCGATCTCGTCGGCTTCGTGGACGAAGCGAAAGCCGCCGTCGCGCGGCATGTGAAGACGCCCAAGGGCTACAGCTATCAATGGGGCGGGCAGTTCGAGAACCAGCAACGCGCCTCCGCGCGGCTCGCCATCGTCGTGCCCATCGCTTTGGCGCTGATTTTCCTCTTGCTCTATTTCACATTCAACTCCGCGCTGCAGGCGACGCTCGTCTTCTGCAACGTGCCTTTCGCCGCGATCGGCGGCATTCTCGGGCTCTGGCTCTCGGGCGAATTCCTCTCGGTTCCGGCGTCGGTCGGCTTCATCGCGCTCATCGGCATCGCCGTGCTGAATGGCGTGGTGCTGATCTCCTACATCAACAAGCTGGTCTCGGAGGGGAACCGCACGACCCGCGAAGCCGTCGTCGAGGGCGCGCGGCGGCGCATGCGCCCTGTCATGCTGACCGCGACCATCGCGGCCTTCGGCCTCATTCCCTTCCTCTTCGCCACGGGGCCGGGCGCCGAGATTCAGCGCCCGCTCGCCATCGTCGTGATCGGCGGGCTGATTTCCGCGACCGCGCTGACGCTCGTGCTGTTGCCGATCCTCTATGATCGCGCCGTCGGCTGGCGTCTGCGCGCCAAACGCAACCGCCTCGCCCATCGCATGGTCCGTACATGAGACGCGTGGCGCTCTTCGTCGCCGCCGCGCTTTGCGCGCCTGCCGCCCCGGTGCTCGCGGGGCCGAAGGCGCGCGGCGCAGTGACGGTTAAGGGCGATCAGCCTGTCGAGAAGCGGGGCAAGAAGCCACTCGGCCATCAGCTCGTGCGCCATCTCGACATGGCCGTGGCGATCGACGCGCAGAGCGTCGGGCTCGCGGCCCAGCTCGGCGCGGTGACCTCGCGCTACGCCACGACGCGCTCGATCTCGCCGGGGTCGCCCTATCTGGGGAGCACGCAGCGCAACGCGGTCGCGGGAAATCTGCGAAATTACAATGAAACGGAGGTCGAGGCCGGCCTGCCGCTGTGGCTGCCCGGCCAGCGCGACGCCATGGAGACGACAGTCGCCACGGGCGCCATAGAGGTGGAGGAGCGCATCGCTTTGCGGCGCCTCGATGTCGCGGGCCTGTTGCGCGACGCCTGGTGGAACGCCCAGCGCGCCGTGCGGGAGGCGGGCGTGGCGCGCAATCGCGTGGCGACGGCGCGCGAGATCGGCGCCGACATGACGCGGCGCGTGGAGCTCGGCGACGCGGCCGAGGCCGACGCGCTGCTCGCGAAGAACGAACTGCTCGCCGCCGAAACGGAGCTCGCGCAGGCGGAGGGCGCGGAAAAAGTGGCGCGGGTGAACTATCAGGCGCTCACCGGCGGCGCGCCGCCCGACGGAACGCTCGAAACCCTGAAGCCCGCCGGCGACATCGAGGATCATCCGGCGCTGCGCACGCCGATCGCGGCGCTCCGCCGCGCCGAAGCTCAGGCCCAGCTCGTCGAGGCGACGCCGATCGAGAGCCCCGACGTCGCCGTCTTTGGGCGGCAGGAGCACAACCGGCAATATTCGACCGACCTCTCGCAGCCGATCACCGATCAGCTCACCAACGCCACCACGGTCGGCGTTCGCCTCCGCATCCCTCTACCGACGGACGGGCGCCAGGAGCCGAGGCGCGCAGAGGCCTACGCCGAAATGACTCGCGCGCGGGCGGATTATGAAAAGGCCAAGCGCGTCGTGCTCGCCGACATTGCCGCGGCCCGCGCCAATCTCGCCGCCGCGCGCCGCGCCGCGGGATTGGCCGACAAGCGGCTCGCCGTGGCCAACGAACAGTTCGAACTGTCGCGCAAATCCTTTGCGCTGGGCGAAATCGGCGGTCTCGACTTTTACCGGATCCGCCAGCTTCAGCTCGACGCCCAGCGGGCCCAGGCGGCGACGACGGTCGCCGTCGGCGCGGCGATCTCGCGCCTCAATCAGGCGCAGGGCTATGCGCCCTGATCAGGGACAGGCGTCGAGGAACGCCATGATGCGCGCAAGGGTCGGCTGATCGAGGAGCAGCGGCGCATGGCCCTGTCCCGGCACGGTATGACGCTCGAGGAGCGGCGCGCGTCGGGCCATTTCGTTGAAGACGTCCTGAGAAAGAATATCGCTTGTCTCGCCGCGCAGGGCGAGGATCGGGACTTTCGACAGCGTCGCGAAGGGCTCCCAGAATTCCTCGAATTCCGCGTCCGGCGTGACGGCGTCGAGCGTGTGGTTGAGCGCCGGATCATAGCGGAGCTCGACTCGCCCCTCCGTCTCGACGAAGGTCTGGCGCGCATAGATCTCCCATTCCTCGGCGCTGACGCCCGTGAATTGCGGCGCGGCCGTCATGCGCATGAGCGCGATCGCCTCGGCGAGCCGCGAGAGCGGCGGCAGCTTGCCGACATAGCGCTTGATGCGCAGAAGCCCGTCCTTCTCGATCTTCGGGCCGATGTCGTTGAGAATCGCCGCGCGCACCAGCGAGGGCCGCGCCTGCGCGATGCGCATCGTATGCAGCCCGCCGCGCGACGTGCCGAGAAAAACCGCCTGCGTCACGCCGGCCTCGACGAGAACCGTGAAAATATCGTCCTGCTCGACATCGAGATCGTAACGGCGCCAGTCCTTGTCCCACGCCGATCGCCCGCGCCCGCGATAATCGAGCGCGAGCACCCGCCGCTCCCGCGCGGCCTCGGCCACGCGCCAGAAATCAT
It includes:
- a CDS encoding alpha/beta fold hydrolase; the encoded protein is MSSTRPAESRFVAAADGLRLHYLDYPAPDAARLPLVCLPGLARTADDFWRVAEAARERRVLALDYRGRGRSAWDKDWRRYDLDVEQDDIFTVLVEAGVTQAVFLGTSRGGLHTMRIAQARPSLVRAAILNDIGPKIEKDGLLRIKRYVGKLPPLSRLAEAIALMRMTAAPQFTGVSAEEWEIYARQTFVETEGRVELRYDPALNHTLDAVTPDAEFEEFWEPFATLSKVPILALRGETSDILSQDVFNEMARRAPLLERHTVPGQGHAPLLLDQPTLARIMAFLDACP
- the pepN gene encoding aminopeptidase N, whose product is MRHPENVAVRLADYRAPDFLIDAITLDVSLDRTATKVVSQLSLRRNPKGAPGAPLRLDGDELSLVGVKLDGRLLGPQDYTATPDALTLSSVPDAPFTLEIETRINPAANTQLSGLYRSGSAYCTQCEAEGFRRITYFLDRPDVLSVYTTRIEAEKGEAPVLLANGNPGEAGDIPGTGRHFAVWRDPFPKPSYLFALVGGDLGVLRDSFTTMSGRNVALAIYVEHGKEDRAGYAMDALKRSMRWDEEKFGREYDLDVFNIVAVSDFNMGAMENKGLNIFNDKYVLASPQTATDADYAGVEAVIAHEYFHNWTGNRITCRDWFQLCLKEGLTVFRDQEFSADMRSRAVERISDVRGLRLAQFPEDGGPLAHPVRPDVYHEINNFYTPTVYEKGAEIVRMLRTLIGGEDFRRGMDLYFERFDGTAATVEDFLSCFADAAGRDLSHFALWYSQAGTPIVTSESAYEPDAKTFALVLRQTTNPTPGQPEKKPVVIPIALALFGENGEKLDLTSRDARPDELARGLFELAGSERRIVFENVPSRPVASLLRGFSAPVRLEPAPGSADLERLLAFDDDSFNRWQAAQSLALRAIFERVAAARAGLAAPQAQGFVAALRALLAGADADPAFAAQALSLPSEIDLAREAGTHVDPDALFSARMGLRAEIGHALLLEAEAAYARFSEDSPYRPDAAGAGRRALKAVALDLIAAGAPEKGAAFAQSQFAAAGNMTDRLSALSTLALLGGDAREAAFEAFYRQFADDPLVLDKWFALQATIPEPATTERVIRLMSHPDFAMTNPNRVRALIGAFANANLTRFHALDGSGYDLLTRVVLELDPKNPQLAARLLSSLRAWRTLEPRRQALVEARLRQIVAQEGLSADTRDIATRALA
- a CDS encoding TolC family protein, translating into MRRVALFVAAALCAPAAPVLAGPKARGAVTVKGDQPVEKRGKKPLGHQLVRHLDMAVAIDAQSVGLAAQLGAVTSRYATTRSISPGSPYLGSTQRNAVAGNLRNYNETEVEAGLPLWLPGQRDAMETTVATGAIEVEERIALRRLDVAGLLRDAWWNAQRAVREAGVARNRVATAREIGADMTRRVELGDAAEADALLAKNELLAAETELAQAEGAEKVARVNYQALTGGAPPDGTLETLKPAGDIEDHPALRTPIAALRRAEAQAQLVEATPIESPDVAVFGRQEHNRQYSTDLSQPITDQLTNATTVGVRLRIPLPTDGRQEPRRAEAYAEMTRARADYEKAKRVVLADIAAARANLAAARRAAGLADKRLAVANEQFELSRKSFALGEIGGLDFYRIRQLQLDAQRAQAATTVAVGAAISRLNQAQGYAP
- a CDS encoding efflux RND transporter permease subunit, which produces MLERLIHFSLRQRLLTFLCALFVAGWGAVSYLKLPIDAFPDVAPVQVLVAMRAPGLTPEELEARVTAPIEIAAKGIPSLVRMRSTTRYSVTLITFEFAEGTDIYWARAQVNERLSQVQDQLPDGVTGGLAPIVTPLGEMLMFTLVGGDLTPTEQRGLLDWTIRPAIRGLPGVADLNVLGGFVRTFEVAPSPAAMAARGVTVAMLETALSKNNRNDGAGRVRDGEEALLVRAEGRLRSLEDIRSVVIESRKTGVVRVGDVAEVRFGALPRNGVVTRNGEGEAVWGLVLGLRGADARTVVDGVKARFAEIEPLLPKGAKIEIFYDRSELIGKAVWTVQKVLIEAIVLVVILLALFLGNLRAALVVSVILPLAALATFGIMRLWGLSANIMSLGGLAIAIGLLVDCAVVVVENVEHRLAHAHDATLADRIFMTLEATSEVATPLASGVVIIVTVFLPLLSLEGLEGRLFAPVALTIAFALGSALVLSLTVVPALSASLLRPGAADEPWLVRKIAAIYEPLLEIALARPLAVGGVAILGLVVAGLAFSRIGQTFMPVMDEGTPVITVRKHPTISVAVAAETDKLIQRQIMEKMPEVKGMMARAGADELGIDPVGLNETDNFLTLAPQKEWRGHGMDWLVGEIRQVLDAIPGISYAFSQPIDMRVQEMIIGARGDVVVKIFGDDINELNRLTREVTAELKKIPGARDVFGLQNDGMRYLTARVDRLAAGRFGLNAGEIQDALRVWVDGQQVGIVLEGPIRTPLVIRGSETSRRSSVDFARLPMVSNDGKVVELSQLAEVQAENGPIQVIREDGRRFATVLANVEGRDLVGFVDEAKAAVARHVKTPKGYSYQWGGQFENQQRASARLAIVVPIALALIFLLLYFTFNSALQATLVFCNVPFAAIGGILGLWLSGEFLSVPASVGFIALIGIAVLNGVVLISYINKLVSEGNRTTREAVVEGARRRMRPVMLTATIAAFGLIPFLFATGPGAEIQRPLAIVVIGGLISATALTLVLLPILYDRAVGWRLRAKRNRLAHRMVRT
- a CDS encoding PAS domain-containing sensor histidine kinase — translated: MARVPAARAMSHAETVWGASRFDGQGEKEPKEGLWLKRAAFAVSAVCLISLAAFAFTLTNAMQDRIVEETTADFELFARAVWHDLRDHIGADPRKPLGEPLDRILPGRATARGRRILVTDDRGRVAAAFPPLDRKSVTLTDVLGPEQVLTEFADKAGVMRIRLADGTPALATVQKLPAPYGQVALIYPLDNVLGEWRAVAAHYSVIFSLASLMLLAIVYAYVRQSRRRQAAEAVNAVIRRRLDAALSRGRCGLWDWDIARGRIYWSDSMYELLGLPAERRCLSFGELNDLVHPHDGDLSVIAEMVSSSRGKIVDHEFRARHADGRWIWLRARAEIMQDPDGRHLVGIAVDVSEQKALAQQTAAANMRLRDAIDAISEAFVLWDAQNRLVVCNSKFLDLHGLAPDAAIAGESYARIMMHAKAPAVQTETSPAERRAQDARTYEARLADGRWLQINERRTKDGGYVSVGADITALKRNQEKLIESERRLTASVADLTRSRQTLEMQAQQLATLAEQYHHQKAEAEAAYLAKSEFLANMSHELRTPLNAIIGFSEMMLAEPFGALGSPKYVEYCSNVRQGGAYLNEVLSDILDMSRLEAGLVRLAEREVDVADAARRAIEAWRPRAAEKKITIILEADEKLRCVGDEAAIVKALGVFLSNSIKFTDAGGFVRLRVRHHGESIAFFVEDTGRGIDPLALPKLGRPFEQSAGVMENGMKGSGLGLAIARALIDLHGGALRIRSRLGLGTVTMMRLACAQCAGRNVTPLVARPAQNAPAQAAPAQNAPAQAAPAQAPKGPVYARSRETAVAARVAGSDSTTRKPGPLSSMRSAP
- a CDS encoding efflux RND transporter periplasmic adaptor subunit; translated protein: MPWNLLFSLLLALTVAAPAFGAAPNGQAGVAAPSEPSAPLEMVAPLTEAQIHAAGIETQPVEPESGVGEIVVPGVVTVPPQQLRIVAAPAAGLVETLLVAPDEDVKEGDPIATLKSSELVEFQRAYLHALSDANLMAEKLRRDEQLFKEKIIAERRLIVTRAEATQARSTLDERAQILALAGMTESEIAELKKDRKLASSLLVRAPIGGTILQRHGTTGERVQASAPLVTIARLDPIWVNLQVPLSRAVALESVEKVHLPSAGLEGRLIRIGHTVDSATQSVTAVAEFRPGRSPLRPGQAVTAILRVKGGGASQWRVPADAVISHRNHNWVFVRVTEGFRAIPVTLVSETPQFASVQGALKVGERVATRGLLTLLAELAEIESK